The region ACTCTCCTAGTTAGGTATTTTCAGTGGCTGGTAAGCCAGGTTTGGCCTCAGCCCCAGCTGCGGACTGGAAGGCTAACAGGGAAAAAGCGGCAGCAGGTGTGAGCCACATGCACCAACAGGATGACAGCCGCCCCGAgcctgccctcctcctcctggcaTCTCTGCTCAGCACCAAGCCAGCCCTGCTTTGGCTCCACCCTGGGAACAGGAGGGCAGCCCTACACTGGATCCCCGAGGCAGGGGCAACTTCACTGCCTTCTTGCTGTAAATGCTGCGTGATGTAATTCGGAGCCGGAGCTTTGTTGGGGAAATAATTTTGTCCAGCTAGTTCCTCCCAAAGCACACCAGTACCTGGCCAACGCAGCCTGCAACATCTTTGTTCTCCGGGGCTTGAAAGGCCATACCTGGGCTCTCCTCCATGATGTTGAGGGCTTCGATGGCAGCAGCGGCTAGCAGCGGAGGCAGGGAGGCTGAGAAGCAGTATCCCTGGCCAGAAAGTCGCTGAGAAGAAACAACACACCAAAAACCTAAGCACAtctctttttcactttcattaaGAAATCTAAAGGTGCCAAATCTCTACACCACCTACCAAAtagtgtgtagaaaggggaaggggaaggggaaggtgcTGAGGTCCAGGCATGTGTAAAAGTTACACATGTAACAAAAACAGGACTTCTTTTCAGAAGGGAGATAATTTCTAAATCTAAGTATGTTGAgtgattctttttaaataaaaattgtgtaATACACTAGGTTGGTATGAAATTTTGTGATTAGAAATTACATTTTGAGGTGACCAATGACATAATTACAGTaggcccttgaacaacacaggctgGAACTGCATGGGCCCATTTAACATATGGATTtgtttcaataaacatattggaaaatattCTGGAGATATACGACAActtgaaaaagcattttattttctctaccttTATTTTCAGAACATAGtatgtaaaatacatatgtaatacATACAATGTACAAGATACGTCAATCAATATGTTCACgcttattggtaaggcttcttgGTCAATAGCAGGCTATTAACTATACTTGGATTTTCGGCTGTGTGtgggggtcagtgcccctaatGTCTCCAGTATTCAAAGGGTCACCTACagtttcagcttttgcttttgtttttaaaaacaacccACCTGATGGTCAATTACAAAAGACCTGCCACAGCAGAAACCCCCAATAGAAGCAAGCGAATTCTCCATATTGGCACTGATAAGATCAATATCATCAATCTGCCAGAAAAGAGGGATGGTGGTAGTTAAACCTCAAtttaaacagaaaatacattCCAACATCATGCTTAGAGATGAACCATCAGCACTAATCATGTCAACATCTGGATTCAAACACTGACATGAAAATAAAGGATAAACCATACGATACCCACAGGTGGAAGGACTGACATACTGGAGCCCAACTCTCAGTGTCTCACCTCACACTGATTAGCTGTTTCATCACACACTGATGATTTATGCAGCGGCAGAGAGGGAGAAATTAAAAGATGAAATCAAAGCTGGGTGATACTAAAAATATTGAGGGGTATAAAGTAAGATCATTTCCTTGTTCAAACGGTGGTCTGCTGGCCTTCTCTGTAGAAGCTACTtgagataaataaaaagaactctACCAGTTTTTAGAATTTTATCCTTACACCTAATTTATCTTTcatcttttcaaaaataaaatcaatttatcCAAACAGCACAGCAACCGATTCTTTGACCAAATTGGACCGATTGGGCAGTTAAAGACCCTATGTGCCCATGGGCTGctgagtgccactgtctttccAACTCCTCAGTAACTCTCTGACCTCACAATGTGCTCCGGCCCCGGGCACCAAGTTCCTCTCTGGGTACAAGCAGCTGTTCCACACTCACTCACTGCTGGCTCTGACAGTGACTGGTCAGATCATGTCTCGTGTTTCCTAAGTGGTCCCCAGACCCAGCAAGAACACCTGGCacaccttttttcttttaaccttttattatgaaaaaatctTAAAGACATACAAAAAAGTAGAACAGAATAAAGAATCCTCATCACCAGATTCAACAATTATCAACTCATGAACAATCTTGTTCTCTGTATAGCCTCCTCATCATTTCTTTGGAGCAGATTCCAGATTTCACAGCTTCCTCTACAAATATTTCAGTCTGCATTTCTAAAAGATATGGACCCTTTCAAAAACATAATCACAAAACTATTATCACTTGCCACCAAATGGAAAATATTGATCAAATATTCAGTGTTCAAGGATCTCTGTCTCAAAAAGCTTGCTTTTTACACTATTTTCTGAATCAGAATACAAATGAGGTCCACACATTCTGCTTCTTATTCAAGCCCTCGTAAATATTATCTCCATGAAAGCAGTTAGAAAACCAAAATAGTGAGGCTAGATAGTACCTTTTCCTTCTTTAGGATTTTCAGGCCTTAAAAATTGCTCTTGTGTAAATCTTGCTTCATTACGTTTCTATTCATCTGCAAATTCCTCAGTGCATTTAACTGCCAAATGTCAGTCTTTGAGGAGCACCTTCAGTCTAACTGTGTGGTGCTCACTCACTCTGCCTATCCTTTTTTTCTAGCACTGTGTGCGCAGTGGGATGAAGATAATCTAAGGTGATTTCAGGTTTTATAGTTCAACTTTTTAACACAAGTTGTAAAACTTTTGTGCACAGGATTTGGAGAGAAGCTTCCTTCCATTCAACCACCCAAGGTGCGTGGAGTCCGGTTCTGTAAATAGGCTGATGCCGCTCCTTCCTGAGGATCCGGGGGCAAAACCCACGGAGACCAGGGGCAGATGGAGCTCACTTTCGCTGGCAGAAACAATGTGACAAACTCACTTCTGTTCCCTGGGACCTTGAGGGGCTTTGCTGAAGCCACACCAGTGGTGCTTCCAACACTATACATATAAAAAGAAGGCATGGTTCTATCATCCCCATACACAAATTACAGTGAATCCAGAATTTTGAGTATTAGAACATCCTTTCACTGCCATCATAAATACCTTCAAAAAGATTACCCAGGGAATTCTTACTGATTCTAAGAAAAACATGGAAGGCAAATTTATTTCTAGAGAAGAGACACTGGAAGCCAAGAACAAATGCTACCAATTCTGTGGTCAGCCATGAGTTTACAGGTTCCAGGGGAATATGGGCTCCAGGTCAGCCTGACTGGCCCTCTGTGGGTGCAGGGAAGTGAGACACACAGGCTGTGTGGCCCTGCACATGGATGAGGAACACTGTCTTGCACCTATGCGGTCTACCCAGCAGGATGGAACTGCATGTTTTCTACATGAGGGAATGTTTGAAAAAGGAGAACTTACACTGATTCCAAAATGTTCTGTGACTCCTCGGCCATGCTCCCCCAGGACTCCAAATGAAAGACTTTCTTCCAGAAAGATCCTTGCTTTGTATTTGTACTTTAACTTAACCTAAGTGGTAAATGAAACACAACATGAAACACCAGTGGTCAGCAGCATAAAAAACATATTGGGAATAAAATTAAAcctaaaataaaaaggagaaaaaactaaCATACAGCTGATCCTCAATATCGGTGGATTCTTATTTGTGAATTGCCTACTTACTGAAATTTATTTGTCACCCCCAAATCAATGCACAGGGTGCAGGACATAGGCGCAGAGCAGTGAAGATTCCCAGTCACTTGACATGCCCGTTCCCAGTTGAGCATGACAGGCCAGGGCCACAGCTCATACTGTAAACAGAGGTCCTGTTCACAGTCTATGGTTAACACGTTTCACATTTTGTGCTTTTGTGGTGCTTCTTTCAAAGGGCCCTAGCACAACACTGACTGTTGTCTTGTGTCCTAAGTGCAAAAAGGCTGTGTTGTGCCTCATGTCATACATGAGTTAGACAAGCTGCCTTCAGGCAGGACGTACAGTGGGTGGGCTGTGAGTCAATGTGAATGAACCAACACTACATGTTACATTAGGTGCCTCTgaacagaaaacatgaaataagATTATGTACAGAGTGACTCATGAAAAATGAGACCAGAGGCTTACAGAAAACTCTCTGCCCTCCAAGCAGCATTTGGTAATTCAGTATTTGCAGCAGGTTTATAGAACATAACTATACATATACATTACACAACATAACTACCATGATTGAAAATCTACTGTACTGTAGATGCTCTAACAAGACTAATTTAACTCAATAATACAGACATATAATAATGCCAATTGTGAACAGGAAGTGTTAAGGTACTATAAGCATAGATATATAATCTATCTGTTAAGTACTGGTCTAATTAGACCTAAAAACTCATGGAGAACGTACATATTCTTCCCTCAGCACCACTGTGCTCTAATTTGGATTCATGGCATTTCTAATGCAGAAAATGTTCTCATTAGtgcattttttcctttgctttcaggCTTATGAGAGAGCCCTTTCCCATCAAAGGTTTAGATGAATACTTACTTATATGTTCTTCTAATTAtttcatgttttgtttgtttacacaGTGGGAAGCAGAACATATGCATGTTTGTGCACAGGTTTTTCCCCTAATATTTAATTGAGTTACTCCATATAATGTATGTGATCAGATTCACAACTGAATTGAAATACCAATTATCAACCATTCGAGTTTTCTATATATGACATGAGAAATTGGGCTCTCAAATTATCCTATAACTCATGTTTTTTTACTTGTGCCAGAATCATACTTTTACTTATTAAAGGCTTAATTAACTAAGATCCTTTTCCATGGAAACTATAGAAATAACGCACAGAATGTGTAAGATGGTGCCCATGTCACCAGTctgtgaaaatttatttttttaatcaccaaGATTTCATGGGCTAATTTTGCTAATCAATATCAAATTGGGAGAGGGAGAGCCCCCACTGGACTTTTAGCTGGTTTTCATAACAATGAATCAACTAATGAGGGGAGATTATGTCTTTTAACACTGGCTCTTTTCCATCTGTTAAAATCAAACTATCATGAGATAGTTTCTAAAATTCATGTTTAGAAAATACTTAATAATACTGTGACAGTACTGGTACACAAATTGACAAATCAGTAAAACAGGGATCCCAGGGTCAAACCCTTATTTGTATCCTGTGACCCTTACATACTCACTGCTTACCTCTACCTGAACTGCCACTACACcttatgcttttgtttcactgTTTGGCTATCCATCTGTCCATCAGCACTGCTTTACTATTATAGCCCTATACCATAGTTCTAGCATCTTCTGGCCCACTATCTCCCTAACATCATTTTTCAGTCTTTGATACTCACaaaaacaagaggaaaacaaaaacgTATCTTTTATTGATATTTAAGGTGTATCTAGATTTCCTCAAGAAATAGTGAAAAACTTTAAAACTAAAACATGAAGCCTGTATTTTGAGTCCTAATTCAACTGATGGACTCATAGATTGAAATTTCAGTGGTAGAGTGCAAGGGTGGTTCAACGCAGGAAAATCAAccatattaacagaatgaagggaaACCACATGACCACTCAACTGATGtggaaaaagcatctgacaaaatccaAAACTCTCataaaagcactcaacaaatcaGGACTGggagggaacttcctcaacctgacaAAGGACATCAGTGGGCAGCCCAAAGCTGACATTCTACTCAGTGGCGATGGCCTGGAAGTTCccctctaagaccaggaacaaggtGTGGAAGCGCACTCTTGCCACTTCTCATCAACGCTGTACTGGggagttctagccagagcaaccgggaaagggaaaaaaaaaaaggaatccaaattggaaaggaataagtaaaactatctctattcaTAGGTAACATGATCTTACAGAGAGAGTAACATCCACAAAAATACTATTTTAGCTAATAAACAATTTTAGCAAAAATTGCATGACACAAGatgatcaatacacaaaaatcagttgtagtTCAATAAACTAGCAGTAAATAATCCAGAAAGgaagttaagaaaacaattccatgtacaataacatcaaaaagaataaaacacttaggaataaatttaactaaagaGGTGTAAGACTTGTAGGGTGAGAACCATAAAATATTgctaaaggaaattaaagatctaaacaAACGGAAACACATTCTGTGTTCCTGGATCAGAAGATTTAATACCTGTAAAATGGCGGTATTTCCCAGAGCAATCTACATAtgcaatacaatccctatcaaaatcccaatggccatttttcacagaaatgtaAAAGCTGATCCTAAAGTTCAAATGGAATTTCAAGGGACCCCAATtaaccaaaacaatcctgaaaaagaacaaagattgaAGTTGGACCCTCCCTCACAGCATATACAAAAGTTAagtaaaaaatggatcaaagacctaaaaatAAGACCTAAAACTACAAAACTATTACAGATAAAACAGGGCATGTATCTTCATGACCCTGGATTTGGCAACAAATTTCTTGGAcaagacaccaaaagcaaaacaacaaaaaattagataaacttgatttcatcaaaatgaaaaacttttgtgcatcaaaggatactataaaaaaaaatgaaaacacaacctatagaataggagaaaatatttgcaaatcatgtattgaTAAGGatctaatatccaaaacatataaagagctcataacTTAACAAAGAAGATAAGCAAACCAATTTAGAAACGGGGAATGGACTTCTGTACACATTTtcccaaagatatacaaatggccaacaaacacaagaaaagaggttcaacatcattagtcacttaggaaatgcaaaccaaaaccatataCTTCATATCTACCAGGATGGCACAAAGGTAAAaaccaagtgttggtaaggacGCAAAGAGCCAGAAAACCTCTTctgctgctggtggggatgtaaactgatgcagccactgtgggaacCAGCTGGTGGTGTCTCAGGCAGTCAGACACAGAAtgaccatgtgacccagcaagtACACTGCTCGGTATACACACAAAGGAACTGAAACAAGGATTCAAACAAATACTTGTACAGGAATGTTTAcagtagcactattcacaacagtcaaaggtggaaacaattcaaatatccatcaacacataaacaaaatgcagtatatcacacaatggagtattacttagCATCAAAAAGGAAAGAACGACTGATAACATGCTACAAATTGGATGAACTATGAAAACATTGtgcaaaataaatgaagacaGACCCAGAAAGTCAGGTACTATATGATTACTTACATTTATCAGAAACATCTAGGATAGGTCAGTCCATTAAAtacacagaaaacagactggtgggTGCTGGGGGCAAGGGAAAAGGGGAGTAACTGCCCGATGGGTACAGGTCTTTAAGCATGCCCAAAAGGTTTCAGAATTAGACAGCTGATGGTTGCATAAAACTGCATCtgttaaatgccactgaattgtacactttaaaatagctaatttttatgttaatttcatCTCAATAAAAAAGTTCTCAATGGTCATGGTTTTCTAAGGACAACATATTGCTTTCCCTGTTGAAAGGTTAGTTTTACaaaatacatattgtatgattttatttatatgaaattctacagaaggtaaaaaggaagagaaagtaaGTAGATCAGTGGTGTCCTGGGGCCAGGCCTGGGGGTACTGCCTACCCAGGAGCAGGAGAAAACTTTCTGGAGTGACAGAAATGCGCTACAGCTTGACTATGGTGGTGGTGACAGGAGTGTTACACATCTGTCAAACTTGTCAAATCATACACTTAAATTATGTGTATTATACCTTAAcaaagcccattttaaaaaaccaaGCCTTGATTACTAAAGACCAGCCTGGCATTTAATGCTAGTCTACTTCCCTGCTATTATCAGGATGAGCTTATGATGCTATTATGCAAAGCCATGCAGACATTATATATTCCATGTGGTCAAAAACAGAAGTCTTAAGTGCCCAGTGGTCTGAATactaaaataatgaataaacatGGCTGCTTACCAATTCTGGAAGAGGACAAAGAGTTCCAGTGTTCATATACAACCCTTCAACTACAATGAAACGGCGAGTTACACGAGCCTTGCGAggattctttaaaagaaaaaaatacttattaatgAGACTTATTAATATGAGGTTTGAGATTATGTTATCTGAGATGAAGAACAGTGCTCTTTTCTCTGATTCTCCAACATGTTTTCCAGTTCTTACAATCAACTaggtggacacacacacacacacacaatttaggCACTCTgagaatattaaaacaaaaatgtcaagCCCAGAATGACTGGGAAGGGGCTTAAGGGAACTTTCTGGGAAGATGGGTATGTTTTAGGTCACAATGAGGGCATGATACCTGGGTTACACAGGTATAATCATTGGTCAAAACCGTACAATAGGATTTGTGCATGTCAAACTATAATGATGATGTCAAGCATCGTCACCCTAGAGATGGAGGGGAGTCAGGTAGAGGTTTCGATGTTACAGGAAAGGCAGAATGTTGGTAACAAGCTGGGAGAAGGGTACAGGGGCTTCATGATACTactgtttcctttctcttggaaACATTCCATCACAAAATGTTGAAAAACAGACAATCTCCCTCATCTATCAAAAAACTGATGAAaccctttcccttccttcttcctcacTACTGGTCAAGCAGAATTGAACTGTGACCTCTCCCAGTGATGTGCAAAGGCAATGGGATGTGGAGGGGCTTTTTCAAGCAACACACCTTCTTACACCTCACTGACGCCAGTGAACCATGCACATCgatgcatctgtggatgtttcaGGTGTGCtgtgctgtttttaaaaacagagatGCACACACAGGTAAGAGTTTGCTGCCATCTTCCTCCTCAAAGGTTTCTTGACAGACGAAAACCATCTGACTACAGGACTACATTCACTTATATATCAGAGCTGTGCTTGCAGGGACACCCAGAACAGTGTGTGTGAAAGCACGCAGAACTACACGTCACTGAGGTCGTTCTGTGGTTTACACTAACCTGAATGCCAGGCGTCTGCTGAGAGTCCTGGGGGAGGACATGGGCATGTTGCCTCTCCCTGCCTTGCAAACATGAAGcatttatttgatttaaaaatattcaacagtCATTTTGGGAAACGGAGAAGTACAAAAGAGAATTTAACCAATTAGCTCAATCACACCACACACTGGTaacttctgtctttttaaaaatctttataaatCACTTTCTTCAAATCAGGATTTTACTGCAATAGTTTTATGtcctgagttttaaaaataatatattgtaaGCATTTCCACATTAtctaacattatttaaaatatggttTTAATGGAGATATAATATTCCACCTTTGGCTTCACCATAAATTATTTACTCTTCCCGCCAATGCTGGATTTAGGTCGTTTCCCTCATTTGCTTCTTTACACTGCATTGTAAGCACCCTTCAATCTCTGACTCCACTTCTGGCTATCTTCTAAAGACAGCACCCCACATACAGCTCCAAGGGTATGGCTATTTAGCGATCCTGGAACATATGGGCCCACTTACCCTCTAGACAGGGGGTCCAACTGAAACTCTGCTCAGTCACAGGAGGGCCCTTTGTTACATCACAAACAGCAGTGCTGGCACCGATTATCACTATGAAAAATGTTCCCCAACTGGACAGGCAAAAACTCCTAGCCTAATCGCTTTAATTATTAGGAGGCAAACTCTTTTTCATTTGCTAATAGTTTTCTGTATTCttctatgaatttgtttttatctagtccttttttctttttactagaagaattaatataagaTGAGAACACTGctgtaaaagaaatgaaaaaacatcTATGAACCACAATATTTGGgaagttcattaaaaaaatgtttgactGAAACCTGAACTAAACTGCAATATTTTAATTGACTTTCAAAGGAAGGATAAGCATCTAAgtagaaaatattcaaaaatttaaCATTCACTGTGTATAAGAAAgtgaaattgaaaaataattatttcaagaaCCAAAATCTAAAGTTATTTAGAAAGTCTACTCTAGGCAGGAAAATGTGGCATAATTTAAGATGTAAAAAGGTAAATTACAGAGTGGAAATATATTTcaagtaattttatttcttgttattcatatttttatcatTCAAAAAAGTTCCATGGATTATAAATCTTGTAAAACACATATACAAAAAACTTGAATATGATGTTTTCCAAATTTGAACTATTAATTTGGCAAAATAATTTCCACAGCAGACTGGTTCACTGGTCACACTTTCATGTCAGTGTTCTTCAATCTAGCAGCATTTTATTACTGAATCAGAGTAGAAAGAAATTCATCAGTGGAACAGTCTCAATAAGAAATTCCCTATTGAGCTTTCTAAATCATGTAACTACGCTAACACTGGCCTATATAGCATGTCTAGCATAAAATTGTGAGAGACTATGCATATTCATCATGAGAACGTGGATATTCATGAAGTGCTGCTCTTAGGCTGTCACCTAAATAAACATGACAGACTCCTAAAGAACGATGCAAATATctggaaaaatgtaaattaacacAAAATTAAGGAATATAGCGAGCATTTTTATCAATTAGTAATGAATGAGTTGTACTGGCAAAGTCCACTTGAAAGTGATGTTTGAGATAAAAGGTGTGGTGACCAGGTTCCCACTGCATGCCCGCATAGTGGTTCGTGctgcagaaccacagaccagaaCCACCTTTTCCATCCATGGTGTTAGGAGGAAATCACTGACAATTCCAACAAGTTTTGAACACCTTTCCTCTATCACACTCTCTAATCAGAATACCAAAGAGCCAGTTCCACCCCCTACCCGCTAAGGGTCTCTGCAGGTGCCTGGAAGAAGTGTAAACAGGctgcaaaaaagaaggaaactatGTTGGGGCAGTTGTTTCCCACAGGCAGCAGCTGCTCAGAGCTCCAGGACTAAGGTGGAGGAGGGGAGAAAGGTCTCACTTTGTTCGTAAATTCATAAGTTAAGATCTGCTGCCATTGTTTCTCTTCCAGCCAACTGATACATGATTTAGTCTGATAAAAATAAGCCTAGTTTGAATTCACCAGGTGCATCTCATTAACACCTAACAAGTTCCGCATTATTGCTGCACATCTGAGTGCACACATCCCCCACCCCTGAAGtgcactctctctctcctttagaAAGCTGCCTGAATTACCTCCCCCAAATTTGCCATATATAATTATGTCAACAACCAAGCAATTGTAATGAGACTTGGCTCCCTAACACAAAGTACATTAATAAGCAGGAATGCCCTCACTTAACATCCAAATGTGACCCTCAGGCAAGTCTTCATGACAAATTACCATTTCATATATAATTTAGCTAGTTAGAAAGTACAAAGGAACTATATAATTTTCTTCAAAAGAATCATACCTTTTGATCTTCAATTTCTTGTTCTTTTAGTAGTCGCTCCAGGTCAGCCATATCATTATGCTTAAACAACTTAATGTCACTACGTGATGCCTGTAATCCTTTCTGAATAGCAAAGCAGGCTGCTTTATCTCTGCGAGGAAGACAGACCCACCAATTTTGGGTTTAAAGGACCTTGTCAATATTCTCAGGAAAGGAATGTTTGCTTATGTAAGGTGACCAACATCCACTTGTTAACTTgaacacagaaaataagaaaacatgtcTGCACATTTATGCATCATTGTTTGTGCTTCCCTCAGCAAGTCCTTTTCACATAACTGCCATGCTGATTTTACCTCAAGAAGCACTCTTGCCATTCCTCTCAGAAATCAAGGGTGACATATCAATTTATGTGCATTCTTTCTTTCTGACAAGCCCATGGAACACCGGTGTATGCCACCACCAGTGGCACCTCTGACTTGGCTGCCATTACTTTGCCATGAGAAGCAATACTGGATTTGCTGACTCTCCATAACCAGGGGAGAATGCTGGCTCTTGCAGACTAAACTTCAATAAGATATAAATTGAGTTAActaggggaaaatatttttt is a window of Manis pentadactyla isolate mManPen7 chromosome 3, mManPen7.hap1, whole genome shotgun sequence DNA encoding:
- the SPTLC1 gene encoding serine palmitoyltransferase 1 isoform X6, coding for MKTEEAIIYSYGFATIASAIPAYSKRGDIVFVDKAACFAIQKGLQASRSDIKLFKHNDMADLERLLKEQEIEDQKNPRKARVTRRFIVVEGLYMNTGTLCPLPELVKLKYKYKARIFLEESLSFGVLGEHGRGVTEHFGISIDDIDLISANMENSLASIGGFCCGRSFVIDHQRLSGQGYCFSASLPPLLAAAAIEALNIMEESPGIFAMLMEKCKRIHKALQGISGLKVVGEPLSPAFHLQLEESTGSREQDVKLLQEIVNKCMDRSIALTQARYLEKEEKCLPPPSIRVVVTVEQTEEELDRAASTIKEVAQAVLL